The sequence ATCCGCGGCGATCCTCGGCGCGGGCGCCACCGCCTCCTCCGCGCTGGCCGCCCTCGCCCGCGTCTGCACCGGCGAGGTCGTCGTGTACGTCCGCAGTGCGGCGCGCGCCGCCGAGATGCGGCAGTGGGGCGAGCGGCTCGACATCGAGGTGCGTACGGCCGACTGGGCGGACGCCGGACAGGCGCTGCGCGCACCCCTGGTGGTCGCGACCACCCCGGCGGGCGCCACCGACGCCCTCACCCCGTCCGTCCCCGAACGGCCCGCCACCCTCTTCGACGTCCTGTACGACCCCTGGCCGACCGACCTCGCGGCCCGCTGGTCCGCCTACGGGGGCGCCGTCGTCAGCGGACTCGACCTGCTTGTACACCAGGCGGTCCTCCAGGTCGAGCAGATGACGGGTCTGGCTCCGGGCCCGGTCGACACCATGCGGACGGCGGGGGAGAAGTCCCTCGCGGCCCGCCAGGACGGCCGCTAGGATCCGGCTCTCGATTCCGCAGGGGCGGAGCTCGATTCCGCAGGGGGCGGAGTCGGGGCATCGGGAAAATCGGGGGACAGATCCATGTACGTGACACAGGCGTCCTGGAAATCGGAGATCTTCCAGTCCGTGGTGGGCTTCCTGCCGGACTGGGCGCAGGGCACCGCGCTGGGGGTGTTCGTGCTCGCCGTCGTGACGCCCTGGGCCCTCAAGCTGAAGCGCAGGTTCGTGTACCACCGGGCGGTGCGTACGGGGCGGCCCATTCCCGAGTCGGCACGGTACGCACAGGGCCGCGGCGCCGACCATCTGGGCACCTACGCGCCGCTGCCCCGGCGGGACGACACCGCGGCCTGATCCCGGGTCCGCCGCCCCGGACCGTGCGCCCCGGCCGCGTCCGCCTGATGGACCTGCGGCCGGGCGGTCCGCCCGGACGTGGGAGGATCGACGGCGGCGGGCCAGGGCCGCGCACCCGGTCGCGCCGCCACCGTACGCGAGGACGCGTGTACGCAGAGCAGGACGCAGTACCAGGGCGCGAGCATGAGGAGCACCGTTGAGCAGGTTGCGCTGGCTGACCGCCGGGGAGTCCCACGGTCCCGCACTGGTGGCGACGTTGGAGGGTCTTCCCGCCGGCGTACCGATCACCACCGAGATGGTGGCGGACCACCTGGCCCGGCGGCGCCTGGGCTACGGGCGCGGGGCGCGGATGAAGTTCGAGCGGGACGAGGTCACCTTCCTGGGCGGCGTCCGGCACGGCCTGACGATGGGTTCGCCGGTCGCGGTGATGGTCGGCAACACCGAGTGGCCCAAGTGGGAACAGGTCATGGCGGCCGACCCGGTCGACCCGCATGTCCTCGCCGAGCTGGCGCGCAACGCCCCGCTGACCCGGCCGAGGCCCGGCCACGCCGACCTCGCCGGGATGCAGAAGTACGGGTTCGACGAGGCGCGGCCGATCCTGGAGCGGGCCTCCGCACGGGAGACCGCGGCGCGGGTGGCGCTGGGCGCGGTGGCGCGCTCGTACCTCAAGGAGACCGCCGGCATCGAGATCGTCTCGCACGTGGTCGAGCTGGCGTCGGCGAAAGCCCCCTACGGAGTTCTCCCCACTCCCAACGATGTCGAGAGGCTGGACGCGGATCCGGTGCGCTGCCTGGACGCGGACGCGTCGAAGGCGATGGTCGCGGAGATCGACCAGGCCCACAAGGACGGCGACACGCTCGGCGGCGTCGTGGAGGTCCTGGCGTACGGCGTGCCGGTCGGCCTCGGCTCGCACGTGCACTGGGACCGGCGCCTCGACGCCCGGCTGGCGGCGGCGCTGATGGGCATCCAGGCGATCAAGGGCGTGGAGGTCGGCGACGGTTTCGACCTCGCACGGGTCCCCGGCTCCAAGGCGCACGACGAGATCGTGCAGACGGACGAGGGCATCCGGCGCACCTCCGGCCGCTCCGGCGGCACCGAGGGCGGTCTGACGACCGGCGAACTGCTGCGCGTGCGGGCGGCGATGAAGCCCATCGCCACGGTGCCGCGGGCCCTGGCGACCATCGACGTGGCGACCGGCGAGGCGACCAAGGCGCACCACCAGCGCTCGGACGTGTGCGCGGTGCCGGCGGCGGGGATCGTCGCCGAGGCGATGGTCGCGCTGGTCCTGGCGGACGCGGTCGCGGAGAAGTTCGGCGGCGACAGCGTGCCGGAGACCCGGCGCAACGTGAAGTCCTACCTTGAGAACCTGGTCGTGCGGTGAGCGCTCCCAGGATCGTGCTGGTCGGCCCGATGGGCGTCGGCAAGTCCACGGTCGGCGCGCTGCTCGCGGAGCGGCTCGGCTGCCGCTTCCGGGACACCGACGGGGACATCGTGGCCGAGCAGGGCCGCACCATCGCGGACATCTTCGTGGAAGAGGGCGAGTCGGCCTTCCGGACCCTCGAAAAGCAGGCCGTGCGGCGGGCGCTCACCGAACACGAGGGCGTCCTGGCCCTCGGCGGTGGCTCCGTCCTCGACGCGGACACCCGGGCGCTGCTCGCCGGGCACGCCGTCGTGTATCTCTCGATGGACGTCGAGGAAGCGGTCCAGCGCACCGGCCTGAACGCGGCCCGGCCGCTGCTCGCGGTCAACCCGCGCCGGCAGTGGCGCGAGCTGATGGACGCCCGCCGCCCGCTGTACGCGGAGGTCGCTACCGCCGTGGTGGCCACCGACGGCCGCACCCCCGAAGAGGTCACCCGAGCGGTCCTCGACGCACTGGAGTTGAAGGAAGCATGAACGAGGCAGTGACGCGGATCCACGTCGGCGGCACGGCGGGCAGTGAGCCGTACGAGGTCCTGGTCGGCCGCCAACTGCTCGGCGAGCTGGGGCAGTTGGTGGGAGAGCGGACCAAGCGGGTCGCGGTGATCCACCCCGAGGCGCTCGCCGAGACCGGTGACGCGCTCCGCGCGGACCTGGCCGGACAGGGCTTCGACGCCGTCGCCATC is a genomic window of Streptomyces sp. NBC_00414 containing:
- a CDS encoding shikimate dehydrogenase — its product is MSGATRTDGERRFRAAVLGSPIAHSLSPVLHRAAYEELGLHNWSYDRFRIDEAALPEFIGELGPEWAGLSLTMPLKRAVIPLLDEISGTAASVEAVNTVVCTQDGRRVGDNTDIPGIVAALRERGIEQVESAAILGAGATASSALAALARVCTGEVVVYVRSAARAAEMRQWGERLDIEVRTADWADAGQALRAPLVVATTPAGATDALTPSVPERPATLFDVLYDPWPTDLAARWSAYGGAVVSGLDLLVHQAVLQVEQMTGLAPGPVDTMRTAGEKSLAARQDGR
- the aroC gene encoding chorismate synthase — its product is MSRLRWLTAGESHGPALVATLEGLPAGVPITTEMVADHLARRRLGYGRGARMKFERDEVTFLGGVRHGLTMGSPVAVMVGNTEWPKWEQVMAADPVDPHVLAELARNAPLTRPRPGHADLAGMQKYGFDEARPILERASARETAARVALGAVARSYLKETAGIEIVSHVVELASAKAPYGVLPTPNDVERLDADPVRCLDADASKAMVAEIDQAHKDGDTLGGVVEVLAYGVPVGLGSHVHWDRRLDARLAAALMGIQAIKGVEVGDGFDLARVPGSKAHDEIVQTDEGIRRTSGRSGGTEGGLTTGELLRVRAAMKPIATVPRALATIDVATGEATKAHHQRSDVCAVPAAGIVAEAMVALVLADAVAEKFGGDSVPETRRNVKSYLENLVVR
- a CDS encoding shikimate kinase, which produces MSAPRIVLVGPMGVGKSTVGALLAERLGCRFRDTDGDIVAEQGRTIADIFVEEGESAFRTLEKQAVRRALTEHEGVLALGGGSVLDADTRALLAGHAVVYLSMDVEEAVQRTGLNAARPLLAVNPRRQWRELMDARRPLYAEVATAVVATDGRTPEEVTRAVLDALELKEA